A genomic region of Streptomyces diastaticus subsp. diastaticus contains the following coding sequences:
- a CDS encoding GntR family transcriptional regulator — protein MLFHIDPGSPVPLGDQVAAAARAAIASGGFAPGDRLPAARTLADSLGVNVHTVLRGYQRLRDEGLIELRRGRGAVVSRTDSVTGRAALLPHARALVAEARSLGLGENEVLALVRETLADPA, from the coding sequence ATGTTGTTCCACATCGACCCCGGCTCCCCGGTGCCGCTCGGCGACCAGGTCGCGGCCGCCGCCCGCGCCGCCATCGCCTCGGGCGGCTTCGCCCCCGGCGACCGGCTCCCGGCCGCCCGCACCCTCGCCGACTCCCTCGGTGTCAACGTCCACACCGTGCTCCGCGGCTACCAGCGGCTGCGCGACGAGGGGCTGATCGAACTCCGGCGCGGACGGGGCGCCGTGGTCAGCCGCACCGACTCGGTCACCGGCCGCGCCGCCCTCCTCCCGCACGCCCGCGCCCTGGTCGCCGAGGCCCGCTCACTGGGGCTCGGCGAGAACGAGGTCCTGGCCCTGGTCCGCGAGACTCTCGCCGATCCTGCTTGA
- a CDS encoding DUF1648 domain-containing protein, producing the protein MTATGRRARVPRRLVALVALPFVAASALAAGVQAAASDRLPARLAVHFGAGGVPDRFESPAQFLVTVAALLLLGGAAWIVLVVRGARGGGAGTGMATAMGWGLAAFLGSISVLLLQLNADAADPAEVRLPLWHFGAALAVALTAGFLGHALVRGLVPAWPPDRESSGAERLDLPRHGRAGWARRTGSWPLLLAGLVTLCVAAALLLVSGTSWWAGIVLLLSGLPLVLMAQADVTVDQRGLTVRLSGLPWPRLSVPLDQVVTARTRSVNPLGEFGGWGYRVTPKRSGLIYRSGEALVVRRTGDGREFAVTVDDAGTAAALLNTLAERRPETR; encoded by the coding sequence ATGACCGCCACCGGCCGCCGCGCCCGTGTCCCCCGTCGGCTCGTCGCCCTCGTCGCCCTGCCGTTCGTCGCCGCTTCGGCCCTGGCGGCGGGGGTCCAGGCCGCGGCGAGCGACCGGCTCCCCGCCCGGCTGGCCGTGCACTTCGGCGCCGGCGGGGTGCCGGACCGGTTCGAGAGCCCGGCGCAGTTCCTGGTCACCGTGGCCGCGTTGCTGCTGCTCGGTGGTGCGGCCTGGATCGTGCTGGTCGTGAGGGGAGCCCGGGGCGGCGGAGCCGGTACGGGCATGGCGACCGCGATGGGGTGGGGGCTCGCGGCCTTCCTGGGCTCGATATCCGTCCTGCTGCTCCAGCTCAACGCGGACGCCGCCGACCCGGCCGAGGTCCGCCTGCCCCTCTGGCACTTCGGTGCCGCCCTCGCCGTGGCCCTGACCGCTGGCTTCCTCGGGCACGCGCTGGTCAGGGGGCTGGTCCCCGCCTGGCCGCCGGACCGGGAGTCCTCCGGCGCCGAGCGGCTGGACCTGCCGCGGCACGGGCGCGCCGGGTGGGCGCGGCGTACCGGTTCGTGGCCGCTGCTGCTGGCCGGCCTGGTGACCCTGTGCGTCGCCGCCGCCCTGCTGCTGGTCTCCGGCACGTCCTGGTGGGCCGGGATCGTACTGCTGCTGAGCGGCCTCCCGCTCGTGCTGATGGCCCAGGCCGACGTCACCGTCGACCAGCGCGGTCTGACCGTGCGCCTCTCCGGTCTGCCCTGGCCCCGGCTGAGCGTCCCCCTCGACCAGGTGGTCACCGCGCGGACCCGGTCGGTCAACCCGTTGGGCGAGTTCGGCGGCTGGGGGTACCGGGTGACGCCCAAGCGGTCCGGGCTGATCTACCGTTCGGGGGAGGCGCTCGTGGTGCGCAGGACCGGGGACGGGCGGGAGTTCGCCGTCACCGTGGACGACGCGGGCACGGCCGCCGCCCTGCTCAACACGCTGGCCGAACGCCGCCCGGAGACCCGCTGA
- a CDS encoding DUF5713 family protein has product MPPGLHALYALTDAATKAFNALETGSEAAGNEIETTAHEEVAEEFRLIATAHGYLDADPERLVSARDW; this is encoded by the coding sequence ATGCCGCCCGGCCTCCACGCCCTCTACGCACTCACCGACGCCGCGACAAAGGCGTTCAACGCGCTGGAGACCGGGTCCGAAGCGGCCGGCAACGAGATCGAGACCACCGCCCACGAGGAGGTCGCCGAGGAGTTCCGGCTCATCGCGACGGCTCACGGCTACCTGGACGCGGACCCCGAACGCCTCGTCAGCGCCCGGGACTGGTGA
- a CDS encoding GNAT family N-acetyltransferase translates to MGVATRTAGAADRDRVAALLDTAFHHDPVSSWVFPEEEHRRAVHGVFMGCFLDAALAGGRVDLLEDGSAAALWLSVPAGEPEEEDDMPALMRRTADPDNERAELVGRLTGAIHPTGRAHAYLLLVAVAPDRQGEGLGTALLTPVLEQCDRDGLPAYLEASSARSRELYLRLGFADRGEPLRLPEGPLMWPMWREPVTH, encoded by the coding sequence GTGGGAGTGGCGACGCGTACGGCGGGGGCCGCGGACCGGGACCGGGTGGCGGCCCTGCTCGACACCGCCTTCCACCACGACCCGGTGAGCAGCTGGGTCTTCCCCGAGGAGGAGCACCGCCGGGCCGTCCACGGCGTCTTCATGGGGTGCTTCCTGGACGCGGCGCTCGCCGGGGGGCGCGTCGACCTGCTGGAGGACGGCTCGGCCGCCGCCCTGTGGCTCTCGGTCCCGGCCGGGGAGCCCGAGGAGGAGGACGACATGCCCGCCCTCATGAGGCGTACCGCCGACCCGGACAACGAGCGCGCCGAACTCGTCGGCCGCCTCACCGGCGCGATCCACCCCACCGGCCGCGCCCACGCCTATCTGCTGCTGGTCGCCGTCGCCCCGGACCGGCAGGGCGAGGGCCTGGGCACCGCCCTCCTCACCCCCGTCCTCGAACAGTGCGACCGGGACGGCCTCCCCGCCTACCTGGAGGCCAGCAGTGCCCGCAGCCGGGAGCTCTACCTCCGCCTCGGCTTCGCCGACCGCGGCGAGCCGCTCCGGTTGCCTGAGGGGCCGTTGATGTGGCCCATGTGGCGGGAGCCCGTGACGCACTGA
- a CDS encoding family 2 encapsulin nanocompartment cargo protein polyprenyl transferase — protein MTHTTQSRTHSHEAAEILDEARAVVGPELRRAVDTLPAPIRRVARYHFGWEDEAGSAAGANGGKAVRPALVLAAVHALGGRPERALRSAAAVELTHNFTLLHDDVIDRDRTRRHRPTAWTVFGDADAILAGDALQSLAQQWLAEDPHPRAGAAVARLARCVVELCAGQHTDCALEERAPTEVALDECLTMAESKTGALLGCACALGALHADAGPEQIAALDAFGREAGLAFQLIDDIIGIWGDPARTGKPAGADLTARKKSLPVVAALTSGTAAGAELAERYAGPPEPDELARTVALVEAAGGRDWAQAEAADRMGRAVQQLALAVPDPARAGGLLSLAEFVTRRSH, from the coding sequence ATGACGCACACCACGCAGAGCAGAACCCACAGCCACGAGGCCGCGGAGATCCTGGACGAGGCGAGGGCGGTGGTCGGGCCCGAACTGCGCCGGGCGGTCGACACCCTGCCCGCGCCGATACGCCGCGTCGCCCGCTACCACTTCGGCTGGGAGGACGAGGCGGGGTCCGCCGCCGGGGCCAACGGCGGGAAGGCGGTACGGCCGGCGCTGGTGCTCGCCGCCGTGCACGCTCTGGGCGGGAGGCCCGAGCGCGCCCTGCGCAGTGCCGCCGCCGTCGAACTCACCCACAACTTCACCCTCCTCCACGACGACGTCATCGACCGGGACCGCACCCGCCGTCACCGGCCGACCGCCTGGACCGTCTTCGGCGACGCCGACGCGATCCTCGCCGGGGACGCCCTCCAGTCCCTCGCCCAGCAATGGCTGGCCGAGGACCCCCACCCACGAGCCGGCGCGGCCGTCGCCCGCCTGGCCCGCTGCGTGGTGGAGCTCTGCGCGGGCCAGCACACCGACTGCGCCCTGGAGGAGCGCGCACCCACCGAGGTCGCCCTCGACGAGTGCCTCACCATGGCGGAGTCCAAGACCGGCGCGCTGCTCGGCTGCGCCTGTGCCCTCGGCGCGCTCCACGCCGACGCCGGGCCGGAGCAGATCGCCGCCCTCGACGCCTTCGGTCGCGAGGCCGGGCTCGCCTTCCAGCTCATCGACGACATCATCGGCATCTGGGGCGACCCCGCGCGCACCGGCAAGCCTGCCGGCGCGGACCTCACGGCGCGCAAGAAATCCCTGCCCGTCGTCGCCGCCCTCACCTCCGGCACAGCGGCCGGCGCCGAGTTGGCGGAACGGTACGCCGGGCCGCCCGAGCCGGACGAACTGGCCCGCACCGTCGCGCTGGTGGAAGCGGCCGGCGGGCGGGACTGGGCGCAGGCGGAGGCGGCCGACCGGATGGGACGCGCCGTGCAGCAACTGGCGCTGGCCGTCCCCGACCCGGCCCGGGCGGGCGGGCTGCTCTCGCTGGCGGAGTTCGTCACCCGTCGCTCCCACTGA
- a CDS encoding family 2B encapsulin nanocompartment shell protein has product MSVGEEIRAEQATPQQSLATSAARNLATTTKSVPQMQEISSRWLLRTLPWVDVQGGTYRVNRRLSYSVGDGRVTFVKTGDRVQVIPAELGELPALRDFEEHDVLTELASRCEQREFEAGETLASFGSRTDAVFLLAHGRVEKIGTGPYGDDSVLGVLADGAYFGEQALTDPEAIWEYTARAATHCTVLVLPGDQVAQVAERAEPLAAHLRQLRSLPQQRTNKYGEAPIDLSAGHVGEAVLPGTYVDYEASPREYELSVAQTVLRIHSRVADLYNQPMNQTEHQLRLTVEALKERQEHELINNREFGLLNNCEYDQRLQPHAGVPGPDDMDELLSRRRGSKLFLAHPRAIAAFGRECSRRGIYPESVEIAGNRLPAWRGVPIYPCNKIPVTEARTSSILCMRTGEEDQGVIGLRQSGIPDEIEPSLSVRFMGISEQAIISYLVTTYYSAAVLVPDALGVLENVEIGRWQ; this is encoded by the coding sequence ATGTCGGTAGGCGAAGAGATCCGCGCGGAGCAGGCCACACCCCAGCAGAGTCTGGCCACCTCCGCCGCGCGGAACCTGGCCACCACCACCAAATCCGTGCCGCAGATGCAGGAGATCAGCTCGCGCTGGCTGCTGCGCACGCTGCCCTGGGTGGACGTGCAGGGCGGTACGTACCGGGTCAACCGCAGGCTCAGCTACTCGGTCGGTGACGGCCGGGTCACCTTCGTGAAGACCGGGGACCGCGTCCAGGTCATCCCCGCCGAGCTGGGCGAACTGCCCGCGCTGCGGGACTTCGAGGAGCACGACGTCCTCACCGAGCTGGCCTCCCGCTGCGAGCAGCGCGAATTCGAGGCTGGGGAGACGCTCGCCTCCTTCGGCAGCCGTACCGACGCCGTCTTCCTCCTGGCGCACGGCCGCGTCGAGAAGATCGGCACGGGCCCTTACGGTGACGACTCCGTCCTCGGCGTCCTCGCCGACGGGGCGTACTTCGGCGAGCAGGCCCTCACCGACCCGGAGGCCATCTGGGAGTACACGGCACGCGCCGCCACCCACTGCACCGTCCTCGTCCTGCCCGGCGACCAGGTCGCGCAGGTCGCCGAGCGTGCCGAGCCGCTCGCCGCCCACCTGCGGCAGCTTCGCAGCCTGCCGCAACAGCGGACCAACAAGTACGGCGAAGCCCCCATCGACCTCTCGGCCGGCCACGTCGGCGAGGCCGTCCTCCCCGGCACCTACGTCGACTACGAGGCCTCGCCCCGCGAGTACGAGCTGAGCGTCGCCCAGACCGTCCTGCGCATCCACAGCCGCGTCGCCGACCTCTACAACCAGCCGATGAACCAGACGGAGCACCAGCTCCGGCTGACCGTCGAGGCGCTCAAGGAGCGCCAGGAGCACGAGCTGATCAACAACCGCGAGTTCGGCCTGCTCAACAACTGCGAGTACGACCAGCGGCTCCAGCCGCACGCCGGCGTGCCCGGCCCCGACGACATGGACGAACTCCTCAGCCGCCGCCGGGGATCGAAGCTCTTCCTCGCCCACCCGCGCGCCATCGCCGCCTTCGGCCGGGAGTGCAGCAGGCGCGGGATCTACCCGGAGTCGGTGGAGATCGCCGGGAACCGCCTGCCGGCCTGGCGCGGCGTGCCGATCTACCCGTGCAACAAGATCCCGGTCACCGAGGCCCGCACCAGCTCCATCCTCTGCATGCGTACGGGCGAGGAGGACCAGGGCGTCATCGGCCTGCGGCAGAGCGGCATCCCCGACGAGATCGAGCCCAGTCTCTCGGTCCGCTTCATGGGCATCAGCGAGCAGGCGATCATCTCCTACCTGGTGACGACCTACTACTCGGCGGCCGTCCTCGTCCCGGACGCCCTCGGTGTCCTGGAGAACGTCGAGATCGGCCGCTGGCAGTGA
- a CDS encoding RrF2 family transcriptional regulator, with the protein MRLTRFTDLALRVLMRLAVEDPKATDDLPTTREVAAGMRVPYTHTAKAVARLQRLGLIEARRGRGGGLALTEAGRSASVGTLVRELEGVGDVVECEGAEPCPLLSACRLRGALRQAQESFFATLDPLTVGGLAAAPAGPVLLDIARSRSPDDT; encoded by the coding sequence ATGCGGCTCACGCGCTTCACCGATCTGGCCCTGCGCGTCCTCATGCGGCTCGCCGTCGAGGACCCGAAGGCCACCGACGACCTCCCCACCACCCGGGAGGTGGCCGCCGGTATGCGCGTTCCGTACACCCACACCGCCAAGGCGGTCGCGCGCCTCCAGCGCCTCGGCCTCATCGAGGCGCGCCGGGGCCGAGGCGGCGGGCTCGCCCTCACCGAGGCCGGGCGGTCAGCCTCCGTCGGCACCCTGGTGCGCGAACTGGAGGGCGTCGGGGACGTCGTGGAGTGCGAGGGCGCGGAGCCGTGCCCCCTGCTCTCCGCCTGCCGCCTGCGCGGAGCCCTCCGCCAGGCGCAGGAGTCCTTCTTCGCCACCCTCGACCCGTTGACCGTGGGCGGCCTCGCGGCCGCCCCGGCCGGCCCCGTCCTGCTGGACATCGCCCGGAGCCGGTCACCGGACGACACCTGA
- a CDS encoding globin domain-containing protein, producing MLTERSAATVRATLPAVGAAIGEITGQFYDRLFADRPELLRDLFNRGNQAAGTQRQALAGSIAAFAGHLLDQPDSRPDAMLARIAHKHASLGVTRDQYALVHRHLFAAIADVLGEAATPEVAEAWDEVYWLMANALATHEERLMAEQNVLAGGTWRPWEVVARHDDTAEVAVLRLRPADGRPAAPYRAGQYVSVQAELPDGARQIRQYSLTGAPEGDERTIAVKRVSGGPGPEGEVSGHLHARTRVGDVLDLSAPYGDLVLDRTPGADGRPAPLLLASAGIGCTPVVAMLRELADSAYAGPVTVVHGDRTPATHPLRAPHTELTGRLADAEAHFWYEEHTAGPGALTGRVDLKAVPVAPGTRAYLCGPLPFMRSVREQLLEQGVRPADIHYEVFGPDLWLASAQPAA from the coding sequence ATGCTCACCGAGCGATCGGCCGCCACTGTCCGCGCCACCCTGCCCGCCGTCGGCGCGGCGATCGGCGAGATCACCGGGCAGTTCTACGACCGGCTCTTCGCCGACCGCCCCGAACTGCTGCGGGACCTGTTCAACCGCGGCAACCAGGCCGCGGGCACCCAGCGGCAGGCTCTCGCCGGGTCCATAGCCGCCTTCGCCGGCCACCTGCTCGACCAGCCGGACAGCCGCCCCGACGCCATGCTCGCCCGGATCGCCCACAAGCACGCCTCACTCGGCGTCACCCGCGACCAGTACGCCCTGGTCCACCGGCACCTCTTCGCCGCCATCGCGGACGTGCTCGGCGAGGCCGCCACCCCGGAGGTCGCCGAGGCCTGGGACGAGGTGTACTGGCTGATGGCCAACGCCCTGGCCACGCACGAGGAACGCCTCATGGCCGAGCAGAACGTCCTGGCCGGCGGGACCTGGCGCCCCTGGGAGGTCGTGGCACGCCACGACGACACCGCGGAGGTCGCCGTCCTGCGGCTGCGCCCCGCCGACGGCCGCCCGGCCGCCCCCTATCGGGCCGGGCAGTACGTCTCCGTACAGGCCGAGTTGCCCGACGGCGCGCGGCAGATCCGCCAGTACTCGCTCACCGGCGCCCCCGAGGGCGACGAGCGGACCATCGCCGTCAAGCGTGTGTCCGGCGGGCCGGGCCCGGAGGGCGAGGTCTCCGGCCACCTGCACGCCCGCACCCGCGTCGGTGACGTCCTGGACCTCTCCGCGCCCTACGGCGACCTGGTCCTCGACCGCACCCCCGGCGCGGACGGCCGTCCGGCCCCGCTCCTGCTCGCCTCCGCCGGCATCGGCTGCACCCCGGTCGTCGCCATGCTCCGCGAACTGGCCGACAGCGCCTACGCGGGCCCTGTCACCGTCGTGCACGGCGACCGCACCCCCGCCACCCACCCGCTGCGCGCCCCGCACACCGAGCTGACCGGCCGCCTCGCCGACGCCGAGGCCCACTTCTGGTACGAGGAACACACCGCCGGGCCCGGCGCGCTCACCGGCCGCGTCGACCTCAAGGCCGTCCCGGTGGCCCCCGGCACCCGCGCCTACCTCTGCGGCCCGCTGCCGTTCATGCGGTCGGTCCGCGAGCAGCTCCTGGAGCAGGGAGTGCGCCCCGCCGACATCCACTACGAGGTCTTCGGGCCGGACCTGTGGCTGGCCTCGGCCCAGCCGGCCGCCTGA
- a CDS encoding N-acetylmuramoyl-L-alanine amidase, whose product MAPPMSADRFLKALKDEGVTVVEVGSWRSHNRNSKGAWGPVNGVMIHHTVTSGSDRTVEICRKGHASLPGPLCHGVITKDGRVHLVGYGRANHAGLGDDDVLAAVIAERAGYPPVNEANTDGNARFYGFECENLGDGKDPWPSAQLDAIERVSAAVCRVHGWNERSVIGHLEWQPGKVDPRGFTMASMRERIRGRLK is encoded by the coding sequence ATGGCCCCACCCATGTCAGCGGACAGATTCCTCAAGGCCCTCAAGGACGAGGGGGTCACCGTCGTCGAGGTGGGCAGCTGGCGCAGCCACAACCGCAACAGCAAGGGCGCCTGGGGACCGGTGAACGGCGTGATGATCCATCACACCGTCACCTCCGGCAGCGACCGCACGGTCGAGATCTGCCGGAAGGGCCACGCCTCGCTCCCCGGCCCCCTCTGCCACGGCGTCATCACCAAGGACGGCCGCGTCCACCTGGTCGGCTACGGCCGTGCCAACCACGCCGGGCTGGGCGACGACGACGTCCTGGCGGCGGTCATCGCCGAACGCGCCGGCTACCCCCCGGTCAACGAGGCCAACACCGACGGGAACGCCCGCTTCTACGGCTTCGAGTGCGAGAACCTGGGCGACGGAAAGGACCCGTGGCCCAGCGCCCAGCTCGACGCGATCGAGCGGGTCTCGGCCGCCGTCTGCCGGGTGCACGGCTGGAACGAGCGGTCCGTCATCGGCCACCTGGAGTGGCAGCCGGGCAAGGTGGACCCGCGCGGTTTCACCATGGCCTCGATGCGCGAACGCATCCGGGGCCGCCTCAAGTGA
- a CDS encoding 1-aminocyclopropane-1-carboxylate deaminase/D-cysteine desulfhydrase, producing the protein MSIRRDPVPPSPGASEPRARDGRPGHEPARPLLPSPVRELREPAFERYGVRLLLKRDDLIHPDIPGNKWRKLAPVLDTADGRTVVTFGGAWSNHLRATAAAGRLLGFPTIGVVRGEELAGRPLNASLARCRADGMRLAFVSRARYRRKDDPAVRDELVAEAAGAGQAVRVVPEGGSDAAAVRACAVLGGELAALREDAPVAGVACGTGGTLAGLAAGLAPEQRAVGVAVLKGGFLGAEVAAHQRAAFGGQRGRWSVEDGFHHGGYARSSPELERFATAFEQRHGLPVERAYVAKLLHGLAALAADGRFRRGTAVAAVVTGPPFPRA; encoded by the coding sequence GTGAGCATCCGCCGAGATCCCGTACCGCCGTCCCCCGGGGCGTCCGAGCCCCGTGCCCGCGACGGGCGCCCGGGGCACGAGCCGGCGCGGCCCCTGCTCCCCTCTCCGGTGCGGGAACTGCGCGAACCGGCCTTCGAGCGGTACGGGGTCCGGCTGCTGCTGAAGCGGGACGACCTCATCCATCCGGACATCCCGGGGAACAAGTGGCGCAAACTCGCGCCCGTCCTCGACACGGCCGACGGCCGGACGGTGGTGACGTTCGGCGGGGCGTGGTCCAACCACCTGCGGGCGACGGCGGCGGCCGGACGGCTCCTCGGCTTCCCCACCATCGGCGTCGTCCGGGGGGAGGAACTGGCCGGCCGTCCGCTCAACGCCTCCCTCGCGCGCTGCCGCGCCGACGGCATGAGGCTGGCCTTCGTCAGCCGCGCCCGGTACCGGCGGAAGGACGACCCGGCGGTCCGGGACGAACTGGTGGCCGAGGCCGCCGGGGCGGGACAGGCGGTGCGCGTGGTGCCCGAGGGCGGTTCGGACGCCGCCGCGGTCCGGGCGTGCGCCGTGCTCGGCGGGGAACTGGCCGCGCTGCGGGAGGACGCGCCGGTGGCGGGGGTCGCCTGCGGCACCGGCGGCACCCTGGCCGGGCTGGCGGCGGGGCTCGCGCCCGAGCAGCGGGCGGTGGGCGTGGCCGTGCTGAAGGGCGGCTTCCTCGGGGCCGAGGTGGCGGCGCACCAGCGGGCGGCGTTCGGCGGGCAGCGTGGCCGGTGGAGCGTCGAGGACGGCTTCCACCACGGCGGTTACGCCCGCAGCAGCCCGGAGCTGGAGCGCTTCGCCACCGCGTTCGAGCAGCGCCACGGCCTGCCCGTGGAACGCGCCTACGTCGCCAAGCTGCTGCACGGCCTGGCCGCGCTGGCGGCGGACGGCCGCTTCCGCCGGGGCACGGCGGTGGCCGCGGTGGTCACCGGGCCGCCCTTCCCGCGGGCGTAG
- a CDS encoding Na+/H+ antiporter: MDVLPLLLLVAGSTAVAGAARRTPVPAPLLLVTAGLLVSYVPGVPHYTLDPEIVLPMVLPPLLYTAAMDSSYLDLRAQVRSVALLSVGYTLFATLAVGWAVHLVVPDLPLTAALVLGAVVAPPDAVAATAVARRVGLPSRITTILQGESLVNDATAITAYRVAVAAAVGESAGPLHAGAEFLVASLGGVAVGLVLMVPLHWLRTHLREPLLQNTLSLLIPFAAYALAEYAHASGVLAVVVVALYLGHHSWQVDFATRLQEDAVWKMVAFVLESAVFALIGLQLPLVVGGLGEYHAGQVLWYALAVFLLVVATRFVWTYPAVHLPRLLSRRVRAREPDPTWKGPFVVAWAGMRGVVSLAVAFSIPHGVHEGGSFPYRNLILFLTFTTVIGTLVVQGLTLPALIRLLRLPGRDARAETLLEAQAQNAASEAAEHRLDALLTDPRNALPEPLADRLRAVLERRRNAVWERLGTVNPETGESVDDTYRRLARTVIASEREVFVALRDQRHIDDEMLRDLLRRLDLEEAAAYREDE; this comes from the coding sequence ATGGACGTACTGCCGCTGCTGCTCCTGGTCGCGGGCAGCACCGCCGTCGCCGGGGCGGCCCGGCGTACGCCCGTTCCCGCCCCGCTGCTCCTGGTCACCGCGGGGCTGCTCGTGTCGTACGTGCCCGGCGTCCCGCACTACACGCTCGACCCGGAGATCGTGCTGCCCATGGTGCTGCCGCCGCTGCTCTACACGGCCGCCATGGACAGCTCCTACCTGGACCTGCGCGCCCAGGTCCGGTCCGTCGCCCTGCTCTCGGTCGGCTACACGCTCTTCGCGACCCTCGCCGTCGGCTGGGCCGTCCACCTGGTCGTGCCCGACCTGCCGCTCACCGCCGCCCTGGTCCTCGGCGCGGTCGTGGCGCCGCCGGACGCGGTCGCCGCCACCGCCGTGGCCCGGCGGGTCGGGCTGCCCTCCCGGATCACCACGATCCTGCAGGGCGAGTCCCTGGTGAACGACGCCACCGCCATCACCGCCTACCGGGTCGCGGTCGCCGCGGCCGTCGGCGAGTCCGCCGGGCCGCTGCACGCCGGGGCGGAGTTCCTGGTCGCCTCGCTCGGCGGCGTCGCGGTCGGCCTGGTCCTCATGGTGCCGCTCCACTGGCTCCGCACCCACCTGCGCGAGCCCCTGCTCCAGAACACCCTCTCGCTGCTCATCCCGTTCGCCGCCTACGCCCTCGCCGAGTACGCCCATGCCTCCGGGGTGCTCGCCGTGGTGGTCGTCGCCCTCTACCTCGGCCACCACTCCTGGCAGGTCGACTTCGCCACCCGGCTCCAGGAGGACGCCGTCTGGAAGATGGTCGCCTTCGTCCTGGAGTCCGCCGTCTTCGCCCTGATCGGACTCCAACTGCCACTCGTCGTCGGAGGGCTGGGCGAATACCACGCGGGCCAGGTCCTCTGGTACGCCCTCGCCGTCTTCCTGCTGGTCGTCGCCACCCGGTTCGTCTGGACCTACCCGGCCGTCCACCTGCCCCGGCTGCTGTCCCGCCGCGTCCGCGCCCGCGAGCCCGACCCCACCTGGAAGGGTCCCTTCGTCGTCGCCTGGGCCGGGATGCGCGGCGTCGTCTCGCTCGCCGTCGCCTTCTCCATCCCGCACGGCGTCCACGAGGGCGGCTCGTTCCCGTACCGGAACCTGATCCTCTTCCTGACCTTCACCACCGTCATCGGCACCCTGGTCGTGCAGGGCCTGACCCTGCCCGCCCTCATCCGGCTGCTGCGCCTGCCCGGCCGCGACGCGCGCGCCGAGACGCTGCTGGAGGCGCAGGCGCAGAACGCGGCGTCCGAGGCGGCCGAACACCGGCTCGACGCTCTGCTCACCGACCCGCGCAACGCCCTGCCGGAGCCGCTCGCCGACCGGCTGCGGGCCGTGCTGGAGCGCCGCCGCAACGCCGTCTGGGAACGCCTCGGCACGGTCAATCCGGAGACGGGCGAGAGCGTCGACGACACCTACCGGCGGCTGGCCCGCACCGTGATCGCCTCCGAACGGGAGGTCTTCGTCGCCCTGCGCGACCAGCGCCACATCGACGACGAGATGCTCCGCGACCTGCTGCGCCGCCTCGATCTGGAGGAGGCGGCGGCCTACCGGGAGGACGAGTGA
- a CDS encoding UBP-type zinc finger domain-containing protein → MNKCAHVAELPHPEPAPSADTCEECLEAGTHPVQLRKCLHCGHVACCDSSPHRHATAHFERSGHPVMRSAEPGESWRWCYADGSIV, encoded by the coding sequence ATGAACAAATGCGCCCATGTCGCCGAGCTGCCGCACCCCGAGCCCGCCCCGTCGGCGGACACCTGCGAGGAGTGCCTGGAGGCCGGGACGCACCCGGTCCAGTTGCGGAAGTGCCTGCACTGCGGCCACGTGGCGTGCTGCGACTCCTCCCCGCACCGGCACGCGACGGCCCACTTCGAGCGGAGCGGCCACCCGGTGATGCGCAGCGCGGAGCCGGGCGAGTCGTGGCGCTGGTGCTACGCGGACGGTTCGATCGTCTGA